A window of Marinobacter salarius contains these coding sequences:
- a CDS encoding tyrosine-type recombinase/integrase: MEFLLATPEFEIRGHSYEGFPILLKANHDVFVEGMEFLVHHCLKRGSVQSRRSWETFGRDLCDYFEFIEANGFDWKELDHRNHETLLALYRDVSFDRFNLSVSTVNRRLHLVIKFYQFALKQGWVSTLPYDLETVRVRQTKGFLAHTDTSGGYAVKPDVLLKTTPTKIKVLNKEQVDELLKTIKNKTLRLIVRLALLTGLRKEELLTIPVHYISAPQSILARSHVVVELDPQEMSTKGDKPRTIHVPISLMADLWDYVIHERHETIRKHGRDSKTLFVTAKGTPWSFRTSLNNQLNRLKLSFACHPHILRHTYATHTLKSLMSRKSTTFNPLIYVRDRLGHSSITTTEKYLHFLDHIEDDLRTSYQEEIEETAKEAACA; this comes from the coding sequence GTGGAGTTCCTTCTTGCTACGCCAGAGTTTGAAATCAGGGGCCATTCCTATGAAGGTTTCCCGATTCTTCTCAAAGCCAATCATGATGTTTTTGTTGAAGGAATGGAATTTCTCGTTCATCACTGCTTGAAACGTGGAAGTGTGCAAAGCCGACGTAGTTGGGAAACGTTTGGAAGGGATCTGTGTGATTATTTCGAGTTCATTGAAGCCAATGGTTTTGATTGGAAAGAGCTTGATCACCGAAATCACGAAACCCTGCTAGCCCTGTATCGCGACGTTTCTTTTGATCGATTTAACCTCAGCGTCTCTACGGTAAACCGACGACTTCATCTGGTGATCAAGTTTTATCAGTTTGCCCTCAAACAAGGTTGGGTAAGCACGTTGCCGTATGACCTTGAAACGGTGAGAGTCAGACAGACAAAGGGTTTCCTAGCACACACAGACACGTCCGGGGGGTATGCCGTAAAGCCTGATGTGCTTTTGAAAACCACGCCAACCAAGATCAAAGTCCTCAACAAAGAGCAGGTCGATGAGCTGCTGAAAACCATCAAGAACAAAACGCTCCGACTGATCGTTCGGTTGGCGTTGCTGACGGGTTTGCGTAAAGAGGAGCTGCTGACAATTCCAGTTCACTACATATCTGCGCCCCAGTCGATCTTGGCTCGAAGTCATGTGGTGGTTGAGCTTGATCCCCAAGAGATGAGCACCAAGGGAGACAAACCACGGACGATCCATGTGCCGATATCATTGATGGCGGATCTCTGGGATTACGTCATTCACGAGCGTCACGAAACGATCCGAAAACACGGGAGAGACTCAAAAACCCTCTTTGTAACCGCCAAGGGCACCCCCTGGAGCTTTCGAACCTCGCTTAACAATCAACTGAACCGATTGAAGCTGTCGTTCGCCTGCCATCCCCACATCCTGCGTCATACCTACGCGACGCACACCCTGAAATCGTTGATGTCCCGAAAGAGCACGACTTTCAATCCCTTGATCTATGTCCGAGATCGTCTCGGCCACAGCAGCATCACGACGACGGAAAAATACCTGCATTTTCTCGACCATATCGAAGACGACCTGCGCACCAGTTATCAGGAAGAAATTGAGGAAACGGCGAAGGAGGCGGCCTGCGCATGA
- a CDS encoding MFS transporter, protein MYWRLSNLYFWFFALLGGLLPYWSLYLEGRGFSYLEIATLMATIQLTKIVAPSVWGWLGDRTGQRVRLVRFGAITGSLFFAGVFMEPGFYGLLLVMLAFTFFWNAILPLYEVITLRSLGTQREKYGKVRLWGSVGFIGAVALVGGILELIPITLLPWLLLPVFAGIAVSAFLVPSERGERKPPAPKGSLKAIVTHPAVVTFFLMNFLLQVSHGAYYTFFSIHLEQHGYGKLAIGLLWSLGVLAEIGLFLVMHRLTRNFTVRQIAIAALALTMIRWVLIAEVTDVVAVLIFAQLLHAASYGALHAISVQYIQGFFGQHHHGQGQALYSGLTFGAGGALGAWLSGFLVDGFSTSAAFWGGAAAMAIAIVITWRGLRPPPEH, encoded by the coding sequence ATCTACTGGCGACTATCCAACCTCTACTTCTGGTTTTTCGCTCTCCTCGGCGGTTTGCTGCCGTATTGGTCCCTGTATCTGGAAGGCCGGGGCTTTTCCTACCTTGAGATCGCCACGCTGATGGCGACGATTCAATTGACCAAGATTGTGGCGCCCAGTGTGTGGGGATGGCTGGGGGATCGGACCGGGCAACGGGTGCGGTTGGTTCGGTTTGGTGCCATTACGGGGTCGCTGTTCTTTGCCGGCGTGTTCATGGAGCCGGGGTTCTATGGGCTGTTGCTGGTCATGCTGGCGTTTACGTTCTTCTGGAACGCGATTTTGCCGCTATATGAAGTGATCACGTTGCGGTCGCTGGGAACGCAACGTGAAAAATACGGCAAGGTGCGGTTATGGGGGTCGGTAGGGTTTATTGGCGCGGTGGCGCTGGTGGGCGGGATTCTTGAGCTGATTCCGATCACTCTGTTGCCGTGGCTGTTGTTGCCGGTGTTTGCGGGGATTGCAGTGTCGGCGTTTCTGGTGCCGTCGGAGCGGGGAGAGCGTAAGCCGCCGGCGCCCAAGGGTAGTCTGAAGGCGATTGTGACTCACCCGGCGGTTGTGACGTTCTTTCTGATGAACTTTCTGCTGCAGGTGTCCCACGGGGCGTACTACACGTTTTTCAGTATTCACCTGGAGCAGCACGGGTACGGTAAGTTGGCGATTGGGTTGTTGTGGTCGCTAGGGGTGCTTGCGGAGATTGGGTTGTTCCTGGTGATGCATCGGTTGACCCGCAATTTCACCGTGCGGCAGATTGCGATTGCGGCACTGGCGCTAACGATGATTCGCTGGGTGTTGATCGCGGAAGTGACGGATGTGGTGGCGGTGCTGATTTTCGCGCAGTTGCTGCATGCGGCCTCTTACGGCGCTCTGCACGCTATTTCGGTGCAGTACATTCAGGGTTTCTTCGGGCAGCATCATCACGGCCAGGGGCAGGCGCTCTACAGTGGGTTGACCTTTGGTGCCGGTGGCGCACTGGGGGCGTGGTTGTCGGGGTTTCTGGTGGACGGTTTCAGTACCTCGGCCGCGTTCTGGGGCGGGGCGGCGGCTATGGCCATCGCCATTGTCATCACTTGGCGGGGCCTGAGGCCGCCGCCCGAGCATTGA